In Toxoplasma gondii ME49 chromosome X, whole genome shotgun sequence, a single genomic region encodes these proteins:
- a CDS encoding kinesin-related protein 3A, putative (encoded by transcript TGME49_211910): MSCNYDPPEASTPDSDSQTNSTASGETSLQIERKTNVKVYLRMRPTTDVTELLEFRGGHGNILVARLPRKGNETSPGIVDNSKQEHTFYFDGIFSMETPQETVFQTVAVPVLEGLMNGINGTIFAYGQTGTGKTFTITGGAESYNDRGIIPRALSYIFSRMKRNGLVQYSVAISYLEVYQDKGYDLLTKAQVDARRLDDLQKVAASEDEDGNIILRGLSVNPAPTEEEALHLLFLGDTNRIVAETPLNDSSTRSHCIFIIWIEAREPGSSVIRRSKLHLVDLAGSERVKQSGVHPCDTVFREACSINLALHYLEQVIVALHERAQGRRVHVPYRNSMMTSVLRDSLGGNCQTVMVATVTPEQDSIPETVSTCRFAQAVARIENQASVNEDIDPKLLIKQLTRENGELRAHLQILKSQGGSTLNFDRHLSEEDQRRCEDYVDEDPEAQPLLGPDVCKIRFAFKIFRDRCVKLKKQLQEVSSTTQSGSCGAGTNERISQRHEEGAGDIYYLAPGSQDANGNCQLRNAVAKLRLHIQQRDAEIAILIDMLNRNGVRPGKERVNDAVAHPQLAEGLPPDCGSWEVFKVTGNPMKENLSSCDGAKPNNTSSRGGDSHQDILSLTDDKATALLLDRGRSFEDFRRNVRRTSIIADNRVHLQELYGKAKCLAKQANEARGRVIEERNKLCQLRVSQMNGSEHWVTEQVR, translated from the exons ATGTCGTGTAACTACGACCCGCCGGAGGCCAGCACTCCGGACAGCGACAGCCAGACAAACAGCACAGCATCCGGAGAGACCTCGCTGCAAAtcgaaaggaaaacaaatgTCAAAGTTTACCTAAGGATGAGACCAACAACTGATGTGACAGAGCTATTGGAATTTCGAGGAGGCCACGGCAACATTCTGGTCGCTCGTCTCCCTCGAAAAGGGAACGAGACGTCCCCGGGGATCGTTGACAACAGCAAGCAGGAGCACACGTTCTACTTCGACGGCATTTTCTCTATGGAAACACCCCAAGAAACCGTTTTTCAGACGGTCGCAGTTCCTGTCCTTGAAGGCCTTATGAATG GAATCAACGGTACTATTTTTGCTTACGGCCAAACAGGCACTGGGAAAACGTTCACAATCACTGGCGGGGCGGAGAGCTACAACGATCGAGGAATAATTCCTCGTGCTTTGTCCTACATTTTTTCTCGGATGAAGCGGAACGGACTGGTACAATATAGTGTTGCCATTTCGTACTTGGAGGTCTACCAAGACAAGGGTTACGACCTGCTTACAAAAGCTCAGGTCGATGCCCGTCGCCTCGACGACTTGCAGAAG GTTGCTGCGAgcgaagatgaagacggAAATATCATTCTGCGCGGGTTGTCTGTCAACCCTGCCCCcactgaggaagaagcccTCCATTTGCTATTTCTTGGAGACACTAATAGGATAGTAGCCGAGACGCCTCTTAACGATTCGTCCACTCGATCTCATTGCATCTTTATCATATGGATCGAGGCACGAGAGCCTG GTTCTTCAGTCATAAGGAGGTCAAAGCTGCACTTGGTGGACCTGGCAGGGTCTGAGCGCGTCAAGCAGAGCGGCGTCCATCCTTGCGACACAGTTTTCAGAGAGGCCTGCAGCATCAACCTCGCTCTCCACTATCTCGAACAG GTCATCGTGGCTCTTCATGAAAGGGCACAGGGCCGTCGCGTGCACGTGCCATACAGAAATTCCATGATGACTTCTGTCTTAAGAGATTCCCTCGGCGGAAACTGCCAAACGGTCATGGTGGCAACTGTAACACCAGAGCAAGATTCAATACCAGAGACTGTGTCGACCTGTAGGTTCGCACAAGCCGTTGCTCGA ATAGAGAATCAGGCAAGTGTGAATGAAGACATCGATCCGAAACTGCTGATAAAACAGTTAACGCGGGAGAACGGTGAGCTGCGGGCGCATCTTCAAATCCTCAAATCTCAAGGAGGAAGCACACTCAACTTTGACAGACACCTCAGCGAGGAAGACCAGCGGAGATGCGAAGATTATGTCGAT GAAGATCCAGAGGCTCAACCGCTGCTTGGTCCAGACGTGTGCAAGATCCGCTTCGCCTTCAAAATATTCCGCGATCGGTGTGTcaagctgaagaagcaatTGCAGGAAGTATCATCCACTACTCAATCAGGCAGCTGTGGCGCAGGAACAAATGAGCGAATATCGCAAA GGCACGAGGAAGGTGCGGGGGACATCTACTATTTGGCACCCGGGTCGCAGGACGCTAACGGGAACTGCCAGCTGCGAAATGCTGTTGCCAAGCTCAGGCTGCATATACAACAGCGAGATGCAGAAATCGCTATCCTGATAGATATGTTGAACAGAAATGGAGTCCGTCCAGGGAAGGAAAGGGTTAACGATGCTGTCGCACATCCGCAATTGGCTGAGGGACTGCCGCCAGACTGCG GCTCGTGGGAGGTGTTTAAAGTCACCGGTAATCCGATGAAGGAGAATCTGTCGTCGTGTGACGGTGCGAAACCAAACAATACCTCATCTCGTGGTGGGGACTCGCACCAAG ATATACTTTCGTTGACCGATGATAAAGCCACTGCACTCCTGCTGGATAGAGGTCGCAGTTTCGAAGACTTCAGACGAAACGTCAGAAGGACCAGTATTATTGCAGATAACCGGGTCCACCTCCAGGAGCTATACGGCAAGGCGAAGTGTCTCGCGAAACAGGCAAACGAAGCACGCGGCCGTGTTATcgaggagaggaacaagTTATGCCAACTGCGCGTGTCACAAATGAACGGTTCAGAGCACTGGGTCACGGAACAGGTCAGGTAG